In Miscanthus floridulus cultivar M001 chromosome 5, ASM1932011v1, whole genome shotgun sequence, one genomic interval encodes:
- the LOC136453384 gene encoding small ribosomal subunit protein mS86 (rPPR1)-like: MAAAVRHIVRRRLSTAANTTPVPTPGSILNPSSPSTPLTSREKTRLAISLLKSSPPPPHDQILSICRAAALTPENHIDRIALSLAASKLSSAPDTLRDLASTVLTPRHAPHAIVLFGQANLLPDAISTFQSSPSTRSLNALIFACIVSGNHNEAARVFQTFPDAHGVKPNIETFNAIIKSFAESGTIRSFYSVFDEMCKKGLKPNTTTFTTALAGFYKEEMFDDVGKVLELMKKNGCGESLPVYNVRVQSLCKLGRSGEARALVDEMVKKGTKPSWVTYNHLIYGFCKEGDLEEAKRLYKEMGRKGLVGDNNFYFMLIHYLCKGDDFDTALGLYNEIAAKNWVPCFSTMKMLVNGLAGSSRIDEAKGIIEKMKEKFPNKTEGWKELEEALPH; encoded by the coding sequence atggccgccgcagtTCGCCACATCGTGCGCCGCCGTCTCTCCACGGCCGCCAACACCACACCGGTCCCCACTCCGGGCTCCATCCTCAACCCGTCCTCGCCGAGCACTCCCCTCACCTCGCGAGAGAAGACCCGACTCGCCATCTCCCTCCTCAAGTCTTCCCCGCCGCCTCCCCACGACCAGATCCTCTCCatctgccgcgccgccgcgctgACCCCGGAGAACCACATCGACCGCATCGCGCTGTCGCTAGCCGCATCAAAGCTCTCCTCCGCTCCTGACACCCTCCGTGACCTCGCCTCCACCGTCCTCACCCCGCGCCACGCGCCCCACGCCATCGTGCTCTTCGGCCAGGCAAACCTCCTCCCCGACGCCATCTCCACTTTCCAGTCCTCCCCCTCCACCCGCTCCCTCAACGCCCTCATCTTTGCGTGCATCGTCTCCGGTAACCACAATGAGGCCGCCCGCGTCTTTCAGACATTCCCAGACGCCCATGgcgtcaagcccaacatcgagaCCTTCAATGCCATCATAAAATCATTCGCCGAGTCTGGCACCATAAGGTCCTTTTACTCGGTTTTCGATGAAATGTGCAAGAAGGGCTTGAAGCCCAACACCACCACGTTTACCACTGCGCTCGCTGGTTTCTACAAGGAGGAGATGTTCGATGACGTCGGGAAGGTATTAGAGCTCATGAAGAAGAATGGATGTGGTGAGTCCCTGCCGGTATACAATGTGAGGGTGCAGAGTTTGTGCAAACTCGGTCGGAGTGGTGAGGCAAGGGCATTAGTGGACGAGATGGTGAAGAAGGGCACAAAGCCAAGCTGGGTGACCTACAATCATCTGATTTATGGATTCTGTAAGGAGGGGGATTTGGAGGAAGCAAAACGTCTGTACAAGGAGATGGGAAGGAAGGGGCTTGTTGGAGATAACAATTTCTATTTTATGCTTATTCATTACCTTTGTAAGGGTGATGATTTTGACACTGCCCTTGGACTGTACAATGAGATAGCAGCTAAGAATTGGGTGCCATGCTTCTCGACCATGAAAATGCTTGTGAATGGACTTGCTGGGAGCTCTAGGATCGATGAGGCAAAGGGGATCATTGAGAAGATGAAGGAGAAGTTCCCAAATAAAACTGAGGGGtggaaggagttggaggaggcatTGCCTCATTAG